The stretch of DNA tactttttcttgccaagaaaaaatttttttaaaaaataaaaaaaaaaaaaaaaaaaaaaaataatcaaaataaaatgttaaaaatttaaaaaaaaaaaaaaaaaaaattcaaaaaattttaaataaaaaatatttaaaaaaaatttttttccggaaaactcaaagaacacaaaatttttctgattttttccaaaaattaagtaaaaagtaTTTTACAATGCGCAGCAACATAGACATTGAAAAAAAGTTACACtgtaaatttttcattaccattttttcaattttacatcctggtttcaaaatgagttAAGGaaatgttcataagaaataaattcgttatcttggtgtaatcaggggtgtacggaattttacaccgttgttgaaaattcatacacccattcggctgcgcctcagggtgtatgaattttcaacaacggtgtaaaattctgtacacccctgattacaccaagataactaatattaTGCGTTTGTGCGTTTTTCCGCATGCGTTtcaattttatgatgaaaatttcTTCTATTAACCAAGACAAAACTTTAAATTCGGCCGTTATAAATGTTTTCGCCAGAAATCCATGCTTAAACTAAatgaactagccaaggaatttgtttttgtcccggctgatataGCTACTATTAacatcattattgtttgacgtaaattttacattgaggttctgcaaaaggaaatcacgaattcactaacattccaactgacttcattttcagtaaacgacatctgtaacaaacacaaacttttagcaacatctttacaagcagaaccaaatacaatgaaagtcccaactatgtactggcttccgaagctacacaaaacacattgcaagtatatatttatttcatcttcaagccattgttgcattactaaattgtctattctacttacaggtacacttggtacaatcaaaaacctgataataaattattcaaataaggcctttgaaaatagtggaattaattacttttggagtgtcaaaaactcgttggaagtacttgataaattgcatgcatatattggtgattttgaatctgttcaaagttatgatttttctactctatAAACCACTTTGTCTCATattcatattaagaaaaaaaaatcacatccctaattaattgggcatttaaaaagtcagaatgccaatacatatgttcaaactcttttcggtcattttttagtagcaacaaacaaATGAACTATGTCAAtcggacatgctttgatactatatttgcgcttgaatttttacttgataacaatTTTGCTcactttggagattccgtatatcgtcaagttattggaattccaatgggaaatAACTGTGCACCatttattgcggacctgtttttgtattgttatgagttacaaacTATGACCTTAACCAGCAAAgatccatcgaaacaacatttgaaacaaaaatttaacaatacttttaaatttttggatgatatattggctctcaataatgacgacttcagtgtgtatactaaagaaatttatcctgttaaaCTTAGTTTAAACATAGCTAATACTACAtgtaacaatgaccactgtcctttcctcgatcttgatatctatatcattaacgggaagcttaatacaaaaatttatgataaaagagatgatttttcatttcctatcgttaattatccatttttagatggtgacgttcccttgtcaccatcttatggtgtttatatatctcaacttgtacgattcgctcgtgtataaaacaacgtattagattttagcgagagaaatttatgtactactaaaaaattattacaccagggttttcgatatcacaaactagtcaaaacatttacttaatttgtcatcggtacaaggaaataattcgtaaatataactcaacatgcagatatcttatacgttcaggtatttcacatccaatcttttatggtaatattctttacaaagcacaaaaatgtcagtattcacctcaaaagctaacaaaacctttaaacagacttatttagaagggatatagttacgatactgttgccaggtcattaaagattgcatattttggctttaatattgattcacttatagggtctttgcaattttgcgcctgtcccaagtcaggagcccctggCTTTTGTTAGTATAGTatcctttttaattttaatttctttgtataattcagagttaagtataacgtccattatcactgaactagtatacatgtttgtttagggagctgaaggacgcctccgggtgcgggagtttctcgctacattgaagacccattggtggccttcggctgttgtctgctctatggtcgggttgttgtcgctttgactcattccccatttccattctcaattttatttattatctaatagcaacaaatttaatcattatattattatcaaacatcacataaaaattgtgtatttacaataagtAGTTTTTAAGTAAACAAGTTAGTCAAGTGGTTTAAACGAGTTGGTTAAGTCGTTAAAACAAGTAAGCTGTGTTGTTAGTTTAAGTCGTTATTTAACAAGTAAGCTTACTCGTGAtaacgactttgaaataaaatttcaatcaaactaaaactaaaaaatgctaatttaccttaaaattaaaatatcagggGCAGCTACCCCAAAACGCGTTGTCTAATGTAACTGAAAAATCTCGGGCTATAGATTATGatttgatgaatatttttatcccagaactaaatgctttagtttcagagatataagctgaAATCTTCATTTTACCACAATGTTCTATTTTGAgacatggtggccatcttgatttttgggcggggtcatcggatacctTTTTTGAAACTACacaccctaatgatgattgtggccatatttgctttaattttgccatcAGTTTCAGATTTTCTGAAAGTTAtcgacgacgacggatgccaagtgatgaaaaaaactCGCTTAACCCtctggtccaggtgagctaaaaaggcaaaacggacaaaaagcaacgtaCAAAAAGCagaagtgtcggacaaaaagcaaaattatcggacaaaaagcaaaacggacaaaaagcaaaagtgtcggacaaaaagcgaaattatcggacaaaaagcgaaacggacaaaaggcaacggacaaaaagcaaaagtgtcggacaaaaagcaaaattatcggacaaaaagcaaaagcgaacaaaaagcaaattgcggacaaaaagcaccgtatcacgCGTTAGTAAACCtatgaaaaataacaattaatagaATTATTACAAATGATAAAAAGGTATCGTAAGCCACACTAGCCTTGTCTGTACATTTGGATTTGTACCTACAATATCCTAAAATATAACTCGGTAAAACTACCACAACTCCAAAAACGATGCACAAAACAAGGAAGGAAAGGTATTTAGTTCTGTTTCCCCCTGAGACTTCATGTGAAAATTTCTCTGAATCCGTAATTGGTAATAATGAACTCGAAGGGGTGAGTAAGGGAGTATTTACATTTGTGAGATGTGGTCCAAGTCTGCTAGATggtgttttattgtcatttgatGGCCAAAGTTCAGCAATAAAAATCATTGAGAGTAGAAAGTATTCCATCTCTGCTGGCGTTGCATATGGCTTGATAAAGTCTAAAAAACACTTTTTGGATGGCATTTGTTTTTATTAGACAATGCATACCATTGCTTTCAGAGTTTGTGACTTTGTATACTTCAGCAAAATAATGAGCCCATTGTGAACTATTCGCTAGTACTATTAACAACAAGCTGTACTAAATCTTCCACGAGCATTTAAAAAAGGAACGAATGCAAACTTGTAAAAACCAAGAATGTACAATATAAAATACTATTTGCAAGCAGTGAAAACTAACTGTCGCTACCTCATGGCTTTTGTCGCATGTGGCATTTTTGTCTATACAACCTATTTGCTTGTGCTCGTCGAATAAGTCCTCGTGACAGCAAATTGTGCAAATTATTTTAGCAAGGGAAAACAGAATGCTCCCAAATGTAAAAATCCACAGAAATACAAATTTCACTTttgaggttgttttttttttcatttaacgaCGTTGATGAAAAACTTGCCTGTCTCCATCGATATTCGATAATCAAGTGTACGACACATACGACTATAGGTAAGAAAATTACGAcacaaagatataaataaattagaTGATTTGTCATTGTCTCGTCCTTGTCTTTATCTACAAACTGAACTCCGAACATATAAAGAACAGATATAAGTAAAACACTTGAAAGAAGTACAAGTCCACTAATACTACCATCATGAGGTCGAATGTTTTCACTTGAATGATGGTTTTTTTAATGATCCGCCTGCTGTTAGTAGTAGGACTATGGCAGTATTTAAAAACTTTGCAAAGGATTCCATTGCTGAACACAAACTTTAGTTCCAAAAGAAAATGATGTGTCTTTTTGTCACCTGCTATATGTGTTCTGACATCGTCCAGGTAAATTATGCTTGTTTTTATAGAAAGTCAATCCATGCATCTCAGTTACAGGCAGagtaaaatatgtcaaaataataCCCGACACACCTGATCAATTTGGGAAAATTAATGTGAAAATGTAATTGTTGCATCTTGAAACATTATAATTCTGCTGATGTTACACAATTTAAATTCAAATCAGCCATATGTATGCTTTACTTATGAAAAGTATACAAATGACTGACTTACAATTTATTCAAAATCTACGTAAATTgaccgccccccccccctccccaacacacacaaacaaaaacagCCATATCATACACCTGTCCAAAATCGGGAACATTGTTATAGGGTTATTGTGTTCTAGTATTTAAAAGTTTGTGGTATTCAGCAGAATGTGTTATTCAAATTCAAGTCTCTATTTAactaattttatatatttctagACTGAATACAATTTAGAGCTAGCCATATTATACACTTTTCAAAGCATTCCTAATCAGCAGTACAAATGCGATTCCCACGGTTTTTGTTAGTAatctaaatttcttttttgtGAAATGATTTACGAGATTTTAACTTTAATAAAGTAGTCATTATTTTTCAACTTGCTTTTTAATTTTTACTCATTTATGTGTTTCTTCTTCACTCTCTCTGTATGTTTATTAACATTAATTGATGTATGTAATCCTCGGATTATTTGCTTTATCATATTTAATACTTATAAACTAAATTGATTCAGCAATAGTTTGAAAATTCTGTGgtaatttaaatttttgtcttCTTGCTGTTTTACTATAAGCTAGACAGAGATTTGTCAATTTCTTGCACTggtttgttaattttttatatgaCCTCTCATTTATTTGAGCGGTTTATGCAAATGTGTAGCTGTTATAAAATCAAGCAGAGAATTTTGATGAATCGATAACTAGAGACCGTCTtgagacctagggtctttagatttgaggtccttggtaccaaaaaatgaaaataaggtcacattctaaattttgatttatgcttattttctcttattttcaaataccgtatgacatttcgacaaataatttttcataaattgctatttgcgacatgtccttacttgtatattttgattgaaagggtgcgcagacaataaatgggagtttttgcccatcttacatttagaattacgcgtaaattgatattactcattaaccaaacatattaaagacctagggtcttttgatttaagggcCTTGGTTTGTGatcttgaaattgaggtcaaggtcgtaggctaataggacgttctagattttgacctttgctttaaattcatattaatacatcacaaagccataggaactaacattttaaactgattttttttatatttcaatatcaaaatagatctttactagtggaaagaccttcaattgttctctgaacaattggtttttaatttttattattcttcttcctcttcttcctcttcttcttcttcttcttcttcttcttcttcttctttaaaaatgaacttgtccgcagcggttCTCCTAAAcggcttgtcagatttacttaggatttTACAATATGTTAGACTAACATGTTTAGTTGAGCCATCACtgtttcgtttgtgcattggggtctattaaggggtatttttaggggtagaaaggagggagggatttactatagaaccctatgggattttattttctaaaattttcaaatgaatataacttgaaaactgtaagtgatagatacatgcagtcttcagaaatgattataggacaataaaacaaatcacatgaaatataggggagttcctgggggtcacccccacccccttcaatttgagaatatgcttttatcttgtaaacggtccagatccccactcctaaaccatatatattcttgaatgggacgataaaacaaatcaaatgtaattaaagggaagtccccgggggtcatcccaaTCCCGTTCAATTTgataatgtgctattatcttgtaaacagtccagatccccacccctaaaccatatatattcttgtaggggacaataaaacaaatgaaataaaataaaagtgatgtccctaggggctcacctcaccccctcttgtttgaaaacttgtaaacggtcaacatccccatccctaaaccatacaGTATCTATTCTTGTATgtaacaataaaactaatcaaatgaagttcaatggaagttcctgggggtcacccccaccccgttcaatttcagaatgtactattatcttgtaaacggtccagatccccaccctataccatatatatttttgaatgggacgataaaacaaatcaaatgaaattaaagggaagtcccgggggtcatccccaccccgttcaatttgagaatgtactattatcttgtaaacggtcaacatccccacccctaaatcatatctattcttgtatgggacaataaaactaattaaaTGAAGTTAAAtcgaagttcctgggggtcacccccaccccgttcaatttgagaatgtactattatctcgtaaacggtccagatccccacccttaaatcatatatattcttgtaagggacaataaaacaaatgaaataaaataaaagggaagttccgagggagtcaccccacccccacttgtttgaaaacttgtaaacggtcaacatccccacccctaaaccatatatatacttCTATggacaataaagctaatcaaatgaaattaaagggaagttccttggggttgcccccaccccgttcaatttgagaatgtgctattatcttgtaaatggtccagatccccacccctaaaccatatttattcttgtaggggacaataaaacaaatgaaatgaaataaaaggaaagtcccgagggggtcactccacccctcttgtttgaaaacttgtaaacggtcaacatccccacccgtaagccatatatattcttgtattggacaaaaaatcaaatcaaatgaacatgagaccatataaatggcgagttatgggagctttgtttgggagacttcgtaacagcatcctgttacaattacttcttgttcaTACTGGGTTTCCAAAATTTAAATGAGGACTTCTTTTTGAAATATGATCCTACAAGTAACcgtaaaaaatcaaatgttgttaTTTTATACTTTTCATGCATTATTTTAATGAAAGTAACAACTTCAAGTCATACTAGTaccacataaaataaaataatacgaaaattgtaaaatttcaaagtGATACACGAACaacaatataattatatgatccaTATCTAGGGTAAGAAATAAAATTTTCTCTCGAGCTTTTCATCAACAAGGAAGTAGAAGATTAAATGACGTAATAAACCAATTTGCACTTTTCGACAGTTTTTATTAGAATGAAGTTAGAAGATGCAAAAGTCGAAACAAACGACGAATAAAAGTAAACGTAACAATAAAATGTGACTCCAATTTTATGCTTAtttgttcgtttattttttggggagggattgttttttgttgttgttgttgttgttgttgtagagGGTTTTAATATCACTATAATTTGTCATTTGTAAGAAAAATTGCATGCATCGAAGGATCAAATGCACTTCTAATATATCCAAATTCACACATAATTGGACACATATTAGACATATAAAAAGACTGGTAACTTTTATCTGTAATAGACTGAATCTTATATTTCATTGATAATTATGTGAAGTATATTATAGAAAAGATGGGGGgggaatctgaaaaaaatatttgtcttttatttttgctaagTTTTTTTCTtagttgacatatttgtttgtttctatattgattaagattataacacaatgtggACTACTGTACCCCTTTTATTGACATGCTTACCTATTTTGTTTTGTTCAGGATgtttgagcaggatctgcttattgTTCTGGAtcacctgagaccacccctagtttttggtggggttcgtatttcttagtctttagttttctatgttgtgtaatgtaaactattatttttctgtttgtctttttcaattttagccatggctttatctgtttattttcgatctatgaattttactgtccctctggtatctttcgcccctctttcataCAAGTgggatgtttagctagctataaaaccaggcttattcaaccattttttacatatgaaAATGTCAGTACCATGTCAGAAATATTACAGTTGTTCCCATTTTTTCGATGTGTTTGAGTTTGAAATTTTTCCATTTGCTTATggactttctgtttagaattttctTATAGTTCTGTATTTTCGTTGATTTACTTTAATAccaaatattgaaattttatgaCACCATGCTAGATTTCAGCTTTTGCTACATTGTACTAATCTGAAATCCAATTTGGCTCTCAATAAATCTGTTGGACACAATTTAACATAGAACCTTACAAAATAGATTTATAACATATCATTAAACATCTGGTTGGTGGAACCAGCATACGTAAGCTACTGAAATGTTTGTCAAACATGCTAACTGTAAGCAATCAattactatccacactgatcaaTGTCCATACTTGTTTCAATAATTAAACACAATAGAAAAACAACACATaagtaaatttcttttttaattttatttcaaacgaATGAACATATATGTTTATAATACACATGAATTTAGTTGCTATAGACAGATGCAGTATTTCCTCGCTCAAAATAAACTAAATGGTCTCGTTTTGTTGGGGCATGTCGTTATCTGGATTTTGtcgaaaaatattataaaatgatatgaaagatttaaatctaaaaaaaacaaagaaagggAACAAACAATGAGAAATGAGTTTCTGTGTTGTTATGCTATATACACTTTGCAATATTTTCTTATCGTAAATAGATGTAGCTTCAAAAATACTATCATCAATCCAGAAGTACAGATTTAAAATAGAGAGTAAAAGGTATACGTACTCGCCGAGACTTCGCTTTTTCTTTCCATAactatttaattgtaaaatacaaACAACTTGAAAATACAGACCAATCATTGTCATTAATTTCTGACACATTATCAAATATTCTTTTCTTTCGTGTATGCAAGCAAAAATTACTGAGGAGCAATATGCAATCGATCCTAAAAAGCTTGCTATTATCATTTTGTGATGAAAATGGAGATGTTGTGTTTTCATTAACGGTTCCAAAAATGACGATGGTtgtgaaatcatataaaaactcATTATAAGTAAGACTGTTACAgaacataatagaaatatatgGTATGCTACATTAACATTTTGAATAGTTTGATATGAACTTTCTTCAATATCTTCAGAAAGTTTAATATAACCAAATACGAAACATGGAAAAATCATAAGTGCAACAAATCCAACGCAAAAAATGGTTCTTAAACTGTTAAAACCAGATCTATCGATTCTTTCATCAGATGTTGAAAGTAATGGCGTATATTCACTTTCGGGATTTGATCTCTGTATACGTACTTCATGTATATGATTTTGCTTAGAGGGCCAAATTTGAGCTATCAAAATCATAGAGAACAGAAAATATTCCATTTTAATAGGCGAAAAAAACGGCTTAATGTGTATGCTTACAATATTATCAGTGGGGCaaatgatataattggttttattaCAACTTTGTCCAGGCCCGTCAGTAGATGTCCTTTTGTATATTTCGACAAAGTAATGTGCCCACTGTGAAATATTAGCCAAGACTATTAACAACAAACTATAGTAATTTTTCCATGACCGTGTAAAGCGAAAAGGAATGAATGCTTGTACAAAACATgactgaacaaagaagaagataaTCTGAGTGCATTGAAAACTGATGTATACTTTGTCATAATCTGTGTAGTAAGTACCATTGGTGTCCATACAGCCCATCCTCTCGAATTCTTTATATGTATGATTTTTACATTTGATAGTGCGGATAATTTTTGCAAACGAAAAGACAATGCTTCCAATTGTAAAAATCCACAAGAAAATTTGATTAACGTTAGATGTTGGTCTAATCCTTTCTGTAATTTGAGAATGCTGACGTTGATACAGaatcaaatattttacaaaaacaataatCGCCAGAAAAATCACAATACATAGGTATGAATGAACTGTTATATATTGTACTAAATAATCTGTTTGAAGATCAACAAATTCAGCTCCAATCATGGACAAAATGACAATTACAAACACGCTTAAAAGTAGTACAAGTCCACTGATACTGCCGTCGTGAGGTCGAATATTATCAATACTATTGTGGTTTTCCGATGGTTCCCCTGCTGTGAATGGTAAAACTACAACAGCATTTagtatctttttaaaagtttccATTGCTGAAAACAAGGGAAAAGAAGCGGTTATATCGTTATATGTGTCAGTCTTTTTACAGCGTTTTGTTATTCATCTTGATATTGAAACCTGAATATCAAAATTTGCCATGATCTCCAATCTGAAAGTACAAATCCGTTAATTTCTGATTGTATATTGGTTAATAGCTTAAAATTGTCGTGTTGTTGTTAAAAGACATGATTTAGATTACTCATAACTAAAATGATTAACATACTAGTACTAGTATTCGTGTTTAGTCCTatatatggaacgccacagctgtcttatgtgtaACTCTTATATTACgttatgttgttttatcattacttgatgatagtttgtctttacataatatggttttgacattacgtaatgatgtttgtAAACCTCCATGAATAGTTATAAAACTTGTAAAGAAGTTATTCTTCAAGACCAATACAACGCAGTGTTCCTTTGAATCATTTACGAACTTATTATAATACTGCTGCCATTAAGTAATTTTGTCTGTCGTTCccctttttcataccaaataactatgaacaaaatttgaactttaatttgaactttaactTAATGGATAGAGGTACTCATCCAAAGCGCATTACACAAACGACATATTGAAATcgatttaa from Mytilus galloprovincialis chromosome 2, xbMytGall1.hap1.1, whole genome shotgun sequence encodes:
- the LOC143062952 gene encoding uncharacterized protein LOC143062952, with product METFKKILNAVVVLPFTAGEPSENHNSIDNIRPHDGSISGLVLLLSVFVIVILSMIGAEFVDLQTDYLVQYITVHSYLCIVIFLAIIVFVKYLILYQRQHSQITERIRPTSNVNQIFLWIFTIGSIVFSFAKIIRTIKCKNHTYKEFERMGCMDTNGTYYTDYDKVYISFQCTQIIFFFVQSCFVQAFIPFRFTRSWKNYYSLLLIVLANISQWAHYFVEIYKRTSTDGPGQSCNKTNYIICPTDNIVSIHIKPFFSPIKMEYFLFSMILIAQIWPSKQNHIHEVRIQRSNPESEYTPLLSTSDERIDRSGFNSLRTIFCVGFVALMIFPCFVFGYIKLSEDIEESSYQTIQNVNVAYHIFLLCSVTVLLIMSFYMISQPSSFLEPLMKTQHLHFHHKMIIASFLGSIAYCSSVIFACIHERKEYLIMCQKLMTMIGLYFQVVCILQLNSYGKKKRSLGEYVYLLLSILNLYFWIDDSIFEATSIYDKKILQSVYSITTQKLISHCLFPFFVFFRFKSFISFYNIFRQNPDNDMPQQNETI